A section of the Polynucleobacter sp. AP-Jannik-300A-C4 genome encodes:
- a CDS encoding site-2 protease family protein codes for MITDYSIQAIAINAIPLIFAITIHEAAHGYAARYFGDNTAYLLGRVSLNPLKHIDPVGTILIPLMLILASSPFLIGYAKPVRVNFGRLRNPRIDSIWVALAGPGSNFAQALIWAILWISLIGFGVDERFLLGMSQAGITWNLVLLVFNLFPLPPLDGGRILSSLLPARQSIAFGKLEPWGFFIVLGLVFTGIIGNLWMEPLTAFFKYLIYLITLPIQMLI; via the coding sequence ATGATTACTGACTATTCTATCCAAGCTATCGCCATTAATGCGATTCCTTTGATTTTTGCTATCACCATCCATGAGGCGGCACATGGCTATGCTGCCCGCTATTTTGGTGACAATACCGCATATTTGCTGGGCAGAGTCAGCCTTAACCCACTGAAGCATATAGACCCCGTGGGAACCATCCTTATCCCTTTAATGCTGATTTTGGCTAGCTCGCCATTCTTGATTGGGTATGCCAAGCCAGTGCGAGTCAACTTTGGGCGCTTACGCAACCCCCGAATTGACTCCATATGGGTGGCTTTGGCAGGGCCGGGCTCAAACTTCGCTCAAGCCCTGATTTGGGCTATTTTATGGATCTCTCTCATCGGATTCGGGGTTGATGAACGGTTCTTGCTGGGAATGTCACAAGCCGGTATTACCTGGAATCTCGTTCTCCTAGTATTCAACTTATTCCCCCTGCCACCCTTGGATGGGGGCCGCATCCTCTCTAGCCTTTTGCCGGCACGCCAATCTATTGCCTTTGGAAAGCTGGAGCCCTGGGGATTCTTCATCGTTCTCGGGCTTGTGTTTACCGGAATTATTGGTAATTTGTGGATGGAACCATTAACAGCGTTTTTTAAATACCTCATTTACCTCATCACATTACCTATTCAAATGCTTATATGA
- a CDS encoding chromate transporter, whose protein sequence is MNLDHSLKTLTPTELFISFSKIGMSGFGGVLPWARRTLVEQDKILTSEEFSSILGICQIVPGPNIVNLAVCIGSRFGGAKGAFAAVAGLTLGPICIVMLLALLYTHYSYLESAQGALRGISAVGVGLIASTGIKMLRDELRFPAMLLVVLVTVIAASYYQMGLGWVVLIASPLAWILAQKKARKL, encoded by the coding sequence TTGAACCTTGATCATTCTTTGAAGACACTGACTCCGACAGAATTATTTATCAGCTTCAGCAAAATCGGCATGTCTGGTTTTGGTGGTGTCCTGCCATGGGCGCGACGCACACTAGTTGAGCAAGACAAAATTCTGACGTCTGAAGAGTTCAGCTCCATCCTAGGTATCTGCCAAATTGTTCCCGGCCCCAATATTGTTAACCTAGCAGTGTGCATTGGCTCACGCTTTGGTGGTGCCAAGGGCGCTTTTGCAGCAGTTGCAGGCCTGACATTGGGGCCAATTTGTATCGTTATGTTGCTGGCACTCTTGTATACACACTATAGCTATTTGGAATCAGCTCAAGGTGCTCTCCGAGGAATATCTGCCGTTGGGGTTGGGTTAATCGCTTCTACTGGCATCAAGATGTTACGTGATGAGCTACGCTTTCCGGCAATGCTCTTGGTAGTGCTTGTGACTGTCATTGCTGCCAGCTATTACCAAATGGGTCTTGGCTGGGTAGTGCTGATTGCATCTCCACTTGCCTGGATTTTGGCGCAAAAGAAAGCTCGCAAGCTATGA
- a CDS encoding 3-hydroxyacyl-CoA dehydrogenase family protein, whose amino-acid sequence MLFTPSETKVVIVGGGTMGADVAAVCARGGCAVQVLEPTTERRALLPDYFANTMIDLGYEHRLHLLTTAGSLEEIDWSEIDLVIECVPERLDIKQELFAKLEQYAKPEAVLASNSTSFPISDISKGLKTAARMIGLHFFMPAHLVPCVEVVYGQKTSPMVGESLSRLMTACGMVPVTVKKDLPGFLANRLQHALSREAFAMVDAGIASLEDIDKAVRFGFGFRYIAAGPAMQRDHAGLDVHGAGGATIYPTLNNSPEIAKCLSDRIASGKLGMKTGEGFYSWTAETMKAERERYQEALREGLKIIQKDLPEIK is encoded by the coding sequence ATGCTGTTTACCCCGTCTGAAACAAAGGTCGTCATCGTTGGTGGCGGCACTATGGGCGCTGATGTAGCGGCCGTATGCGCACGCGGGGGTTGTGCTGTTCAGGTGCTGGAGCCTACTACGGAGCGTCGAGCACTTTTGCCAGACTACTTTGCTAACACCATGATAGATCTGGGTTATGAGCATCGTCTCCATTTGCTAACAACTGCTGGCTCCTTGGAGGAAATAGATTGGTCCGAGATTGATTTGGTGATTGAGTGCGTCCCCGAGCGCTTGGATATTAAGCAAGAGTTATTTGCCAAACTGGAGCAGTACGCAAAACCGGAAGCAGTCTTGGCAAGTAACAGTACTAGCTTTCCAATCAGTGATATCTCAAAAGGATTGAAGACAGCTGCAAGGATGATTGGTTTGCATTTCTTCATGCCTGCACATTTAGTGCCTTGCGTAGAAGTGGTGTACGGTCAAAAGACTTCGCCCATGGTTGGCGAAAGCCTTTCTCGTTTGATGACAGCTTGTGGCATGGTTCCCGTTACCGTGAAAAAAGATTTGCCAGGTTTTCTGGCTAACCGCCTGCAACATGCTTTATCGCGTGAAGCTTTTGCCATGGTCGATGCCGGCATTGCTAGCTTGGAAGATATCGATAAGGCCGTCCGCTTTGGCTTTGGCTTTCGTTATATCGCGGCAGGACCTGCAATGCAGCGAGATCATGCTGGTTTGGATGTGCATGGTGCCGGCGGCGCAACGATATACCCGACTCTGAACAACTCTCCTGAAATTGCAAAATGCTTAAGCGATCGCATCGCCAGTGGCAAGTTAGGCATGAAAACCGGTGAAGGTTTTTATTCTTGGACCGCAGAAACTATGAAAGCAGAGCGAGAGCGTTACCAAGAAGCTTTGCGGGAAGGATTAAAGATCATCCAAAAGGATTTACCCGAGATTAAATAA
- a CDS encoding tripartite tricarboxylate transporter substrate binding protein, giving the protein MTITRISQILVLFLAALNLAHAQANYPSKPITVVVPYGAGGSADSRSRQLAQRMSLMLKQPFVIENKAGAGGNIGTEFVARAAPDGYTIGMGNFAPLAVNKTLFGNLRYDPETDLSPIILLEKGPLILVVNPNSQYKSIQDIVAAAKAKPGTLTFSSGGIGGSHQLSAELFMQNAGIQMIHVPYKSGSAGLTDLMAGNVDMMFDQMYSAVPSIRADKLRPIAITSKKRSPLFPNLPSFAELGYPKVEVLNWQGFIAPAGTPKPIIDILNKAANEALKDPQLRELMLSQGNEIGGGTPSEFAALIKSEAAKWSAVVKAGNIKPE; this is encoded by the coding sequence ATGACGATCACTCGAATTTCTCAAATCTTAGTTTTATTTCTGGCAGCCCTGAATCTTGCTCATGCGCAAGCTAACTACCCTAGTAAACCGATTACGGTGGTAGTTCCTTATGGTGCAGGCGGAAGTGCAGATTCACGTAGCAGACAATTAGCCCAGAGAATGAGCTTAATGCTGAAGCAGCCCTTTGTCATTGAGAACAAAGCTGGTGCCGGCGGAAATATTGGCACTGAATTTGTTGCGAGGGCTGCACCCGATGGATATACGATTGGCATGGGTAATTTTGCACCCCTAGCAGTAAATAAGACCCTCTTTGGCAATTTACGCTATGACCCAGAAACTGATCTCAGTCCTATTATTCTGCTTGAAAAGGGCCCACTCATTTTGGTAGTCAACCCCAATTCCCAATACAAATCTATTCAAGACATTGTTGCGGCAGCCAAAGCCAAACCAGGAACCTTGACATTCTCATCTGGTGGAATAGGCGGCAGTCATCAACTCTCAGCAGAACTGTTTATGCAAAATGCCGGCATTCAAATGATTCATGTGCCATACAAGAGTGGCTCTGCAGGCCTCACAGATTTGATGGCGGGCAACGTAGATATGATGTTTGACCAGATGTACTCGGCAGTACCGAGCATACGCGCAGATAAGCTGAGACCGATTGCCATCACAAGCAAAAAACGGTCTCCCCTCTTTCCGAATCTACCCAGCTTTGCAGAGTTGGGCTACCCAAAAGTAGAGGTGCTTAATTGGCAGGGGTTTATCGCGCCCGCAGGAACACCCAAACCTATTATTGACATATTAAATAAAGCGGCCAATGAGGCTCTCAAAGATCCGCAGCTAAGAGAGTTAATGCTTTCCCAGGGTAATGAAATTGGTGGAGGCACTCCCTCAGAATTTGCAGCCTTGATTAAGTCAGAAGCTGCAAAATGGAGTGCGGTAGTCAAGGCGGGAAACATCAAACCTGAGTAA
- a CDS encoding carboxymuconolactone decarboxylase family protein gives MSERLIPYQPMDLAEPAELVAAIRQRRGGQFINLDRMLLHSTPIAEGWNHFVGEIRNNLSLDPKLRELAMCGVAVLNGAEYEFFHHAPPFIKAGGTEEQVKALRLIGQPNFPTVLFSDLENDAVELTFQMTRNIQVDSDLMKRLQATLGNTDTVELVTVVAAYNMVSRFLIALDVNPEEHPPE, from the coding sequence ATGTCTGAACGTTTAATTCCTTACCAGCCTATGGATTTGGCAGAGCCAGCCGAGCTAGTCGCCGCGATTCGCCAGCGTCGAGGTGGCCAGTTCATTAATTTAGACCGCATGCTGTTACACAGCACTCCTATTGCTGAGGGTTGGAATCATTTTGTTGGCGAGATACGCAATAACCTCTCCTTGGATCCAAAGCTACGTGAGCTTGCAATGTGTGGGGTAGCTGTTCTCAATGGTGCTGAGTACGAGTTCTTTCATCATGCCCCTCCATTTATCAAAGCAGGTGGTACTGAGGAGCAAGTAAAGGCGCTGCGTTTAATTGGTCAACCCAACTTCCCAACAGTCTTGTTCTCTGACCTTGAAAACGATGCGGTAGAGCTGACGTTTCAGATGACTCGCAATATTCAGGTTGATAGCGATCTGATGAAGCGTTTGCAAGCTACTCTTGGTAATACCGATACTGTTGAGCTTGTGACTGTAGTGGCGGCCTACAACATGGTGTCTCGATTTTTAATTGCCTTGGATGTCAATCCTGAGGAGCATCCTCCTGAGTAA
- a CDS encoding cytochrome b/b6 domain-containing protein, producing the protein MKKIIRVWDLPIRLFHWLLVICIVLSFITVKIGGNAMDFHALVGYCVLSLIIFRICWGLIGSYHARFIHFVPSPKELINYLLGKTKAGLGHNPLGALSVLGLLFSVGLQAVTGLFANDDIAFEGPFAKYVSNETVQLLTSIHYFNENILIILIALHLCAIVYYQKFKGENLIKPMLVGDKEIDPSDQANYLPSDLGQASKDGGLQRGSALLLLSLIAVILVYFIKR; encoded by the coding sequence ATGAAAAAAATCATCCGCGTTTGGGATTTGCCGATTCGCCTGTTTCACTGGCTTTTAGTCATTTGTATTGTTCTGAGCTTTATTACCGTGAAGATTGGCGGTAATGCCATGGACTTCCATGCCTTAGTCGGCTATTGCGTTCTAAGCTTAATTATTTTTCGAATCTGCTGGGGCTTGATTGGTTCATACCATGCCCGCTTCATTCATTTTGTTCCAAGCCCTAAAGAACTAATTAATTACCTATTAGGTAAAACCAAGGCTGGTCTTGGCCATAATCCTCTAGGCGCCCTATCAGTTCTGGGATTACTTTTTTCAGTTGGTCTTCAGGCTGTGACGGGTCTATTTGCAAATGACGATATTGCTTTTGAGGGACCGTTTGCAAAATATGTTTCGAATGAAACGGTTCAGTTGCTCACCTCGATTCATTACTTCAATGAAAACATTCTCATCATATTGATCGCACTCCATCTTTGTGCGATTGTGTATTACCAAAAATTCAAGGGCGAGAATTTAATCAAACCCATGTTGGTGGGCGATAAAGAAATTGACCCAAGCGATCAGGCAAACTATCTGCCATCTGACTTGGGTCAGGCCTCCAAGGATGGAGGTCTGCAACGCGGCTCGGCTTTATTGCTGCTGAGCCTGATTGCGGTAATTCTGGTTTACTTCATTAAGCGCTGA
- the crcB gene encoding fluoride efflux transporter CrcB — MWPSILAIFCGAGLGALLRAGFNLATVSLAATLPLGTFISNMVGGYLIGIAVAFFGNNPSLSPEWKLFIITGFLGGLTTFSSFSTEVVGFMQRGEMTWALGTVLLNLFGSLALTFLGILTYQALK, encoded by the coding sequence ATGTGGCCATCTATTCTTGCAATCTTCTGTGGTGCGGGTCTTGGAGCTTTGCTAAGAGCGGGATTTAACCTTGCAACAGTGAGTCTTGCAGCGACACTTCCTTTGGGAACTTTTATCTCAAATATGGTTGGCGGCTACTTGATTGGTATTGCAGTAGCTTTTTTTGGCAACAACCCCAGTCTTTCTCCTGAATGGAAGTTGTTCATCATTACTGGCTTCTTGGGTGGCCTCACAACCTTTTCCAGTTTTTCTACTGAAGTTGTTGGCTTTATGCAGCGCGGTGAAATGACATGGGCGCTGGGTACTGTGCTTTTAAATTTATTTGGCTCACTCGCCTTAACCTTCTTGGGTATTTTGACCTACCAAGCACTGAAGTAA
- a CDS encoding sulfurtransferase produces the protein MKPILNIAAYLFVSLDNLIELRANILEECNARQLKGTILLTGEGINMFLAGSEPELRGFLDWLRLDPRFKLLESKDSWSETQPFKKMLVKIKNEIIRMNHPAIRPEEGRANFITPKKLQEWLDRGTDDLGRPVVMVDTRNAFEVEYGTFENALHFNIEKFTEFPAAITAHKDALADKTLVSFCTGGIRCEKSGLYMREIGMEHSYQLEGGILKYFEEVGSAHYTGSCFVFDEREALEPNLDSIPLERSIRKKQIS, from the coding sequence ATGAAACCGATTCTGAACATAGCCGCCTACTTATTTGTCAGTCTAGACAATCTGATTGAATTGCGCGCCAACATTCTTGAGGAGTGCAACGCCCGGCAACTGAAAGGAACCATCCTCTTAACAGGGGAAGGCATCAATATGTTCTTGGCTGGTAGCGAACCAGAGTTACGGGGCTTTTTGGATTGGCTTCGATTGGATCCACGTTTCAAATTACTAGAATCAAAAGATAGCTGGTCAGAAACACAGCCATTCAAAAAAATGTTGGTCAAAATCAAGAATGAAATCATTCGAATGAATCACCCAGCGATTCGTCCAGAAGAGGGTCGTGCAAATTTCATTACACCGAAAAAATTACAAGAATGGCTTGATCGCGGAACGGACGACTTAGGTCGCCCTGTAGTCATGGTGGACACGCGCAATGCATTCGAAGTTGAGTATGGGACTTTTGAGAACGCACTGCATTTCAATATCGAGAAATTTACAGAATTTCCTGCGGCAATTACCGCACATAAAGATGCGCTAGCCGATAAAACATTGGTGAGCTTTTGTACGGGCGGAATTCGCTGCGAAAAATCCGGCCTCTACATGCGCGAGATTGGTATGGAGCATAGCTATCAGCTAGAGGGCGGCATCCTGAAGTATTTCGAGGAAGTTGGCTCAGCCCACTACACCGGGAGCTGCTTTGTATTTGATGAGAGAGAGGCTCTAGAGCCCAACCTGGACTCTATCCCACTAGAGCGCTCTATTCGGAAAAAACAAATAAGCTAA
- a CDS encoding antibiotic biosynthesis monooxygenase, which translates to MILEHCDIEIDPSKSTEFEEAILRGVNTVIAKAKGFQGFKVNRTIENPARYLLLIYWDTLENHTVDFRGSEAFADWRAIVGPFFAKPPFVEHMTLVGKSV; encoded by the coding sequence ATGATTTTGGAACACTGCGATATAGAAATTGATCCTAGCAAGTCTACCGAGTTTGAGGAGGCCATTTTGCGCGGTGTGAACACTGTGATTGCTAAGGCTAAGGGTTTTCAAGGATTTAAGGTAAATCGCACTATTGAGAATCCAGCGCGTTACTTATTGTTGATTTACTGGGATACCCTAGAAAATCATACGGTAGATTTTCGTGGGTCAGAGGCATTTGCTGATTGGCGAGCCATTGTTGGCCCTTTCTTTGCAAAACCACCCTTTGTGGAGCATATGACCTTAGTGGGCAAATCTGTCTAA
- a CDS encoding D-2-hydroxyacid dehydrogenase family protein: protein MANLPNVVILGDYERALRRFSNWSKVDKHCHIAIHHEPLHDEALYEAVKDADVIVLVRDRIPFNEALIARLPKLKLFLFTGKRNGTLDTSALISRNIPIACTPGGPSKETTTELTWALILGASKHLVRQNSLLHSGGWRDELSVLPMLSGERLGMIGLGSIGSAVAKVGQAFGMEIVAWSPNMTTERAAAQNAKSVSLEELLKTSKVVSLHLVAGPKTKGLLGAEELAMMRSDALLANTSRSALIDTKALQDALAAGRPGQAAIDVFDMEPLPANDALRNTPNLLTTPHLGFVAEPVFAMFSKGIIDTLEAWLEQRPLPHPFEP from the coding sequence ATGGCCAATTTACCTAACGTTGTCATTCTTGGTGACTATGAGCGCGCCCTTCGTCGCTTCTCCAATTGGAGCAAAGTAGACAAGCACTGCCATATCGCCATTCACCATGAACCACTACATGATGAAGCCCTATATGAAGCAGTTAAAGATGCGGATGTGATTGTGCTGGTGAGGGATCGCATCCCTTTTAACGAAGCATTAATTGCGCGCCTTCCAAAGCTGAAGTTATTCCTCTTTACGGGCAAGCGTAACGGCACTCTAGATACGTCTGCCTTGATATCACGCAATATTCCGATTGCCTGCACACCAGGAGGGCCATCTAAAGAGACTACCACCGAGCTAACTTGGGCTCTAATTCTGGGCGCTTCAAAACACTTAGTCCGCCAAAATAGCTTATTGCACTCTGGTGGCTGGCGCGATGAACTCTCTGTTCTCCCAATGCTGTCTGGTGAGCGTCTTGGAATGATCGGTTTAGGCTCAATCGGTAGTGCTGTCGCCAAAGTAGGTCAAGCCTTTGGGATGGAGATTGTCGCTTGGAGTCCCAATATGACAACTGAACGCGCAGCAGCCCAAAATGCCAAGTCCGTCAGCCTAGAAGAGCTTCTGAAAACATCCAAGGTTGTTAGCCTGCATCTCGTAGCTGGACCAAAAACGAAGGGCTTACTTGGCGCCGAAGAATTGGCGATGATGCGGTCTGACGCACTGCTCGCGAACACCTCACGCTCAGCCCTCATTGATACAAAGGCCCTGCAAGATGCACTAGCTGCTGGTCGGCCCGGTCAAGCTGCGATTGATGTGTTTGATATGGAGCCACTGCCCGCAAATGATGCCCTGAGGAATACACCCAATTTACTCACTACGCCCCACCTAGGATTTGTGGCTGAGCCTGTTTTTGCAATGTTCTCCAAGGGGATTATCGATACCTTGGAGGCATGGCTCGAGCAAAGGCCACTACCGCATCCATTTGAACCTTGA
- the ygiD gene encoding 4,5-DOPA dioxygenase extradiol, with protein MTSHRQPAVFAGHGSPMYAIEPNRYTAVWASLGKSLKRPDAILVISAHWLTRGVWVTAMPKPKTIHDFDGFPQALFDIQYPAPGSPALADRVKELLDVPVVLEENEWGIDHGAWSVLKYLYPDADVPVVQLSLDGSMSTSQHYELAKKLRPLRDENILILASGNIVHNLRTIDWGEGVTPYPWAREFNDFFVSEMRASHHATLIDWEQFGDSAHLSIPTPEHYWPALYILALQEHDETPKVLVDGVEMGSIGMLTFSIQ; from the coding sequence ATGACTAGCCATCGCCAACCTGCAGTATTTGCTGGCCATGGCAGTCCGATGTACGCTATTGAGCCCAATCGCTATACAGCAGTTTGGGCTAGTCTTGGTAAATCGCTTAAACGCCCAGATGCCATCTTAGTCATCTCGGCCCATTGGCTAACCCGGGGAGTGTGGGTTACTGCAATGCCTAAGCCTAAAACGATTCACGACTTTGATGGATTTCCTCAAGCCTTGTTTGATATTCAATATCCAGCACCAGGCAGTCCCGCATTGGCTGATCGCGTTAAAGAATTGCTAGATGTTCCTGTTGTTCTTGAAGAGAATGAATGGGGAATTGATCATGGTGCCTGGTCTGTTCTCAAATACCTTTATCCCGATGCTGATGTTCCTGTAGTTCAGCTCAGTCTAGATGGTTCAATGTCTACGAGTCAGCACTACGAACTCGCTAAGAAGTTACGCCCTTTGCGTGATGAGAATATTCTGATTTTGGCGAGTGGCAATATTGTGCATAACTTACGCACCATTGATTGGGGGGAGGGTGTAACACCTTATCCATGGGCTAGAGAGTTCAATGATTTCTTCGTTTCAGAGATGAGAGCTAGTCACCATGCGACTTTGATTGATTGGGAGCAATTTGGCGACTCTGCTCATTTGTCTATTCCGACTCCGGAACATTACTGGCCCGCCTTGTACATCCTTGCCTTGCAAGAACACGATGAGACGCCCAAAGTATTGGTGGATGGCGTTGAAATGGGTTCCATTGGCATGCTGACTTTTTCAATTCAATAA
- a CDS encoding class I SAM-dependent methyltransferase: protein MSQSNSIQWEENGQTCSAAWHSENGISAHKRVVIADDTLTADDAYRLACEGTAILWRGDFQNARQLLQALVRRIDKPSKKSKRAGKRADQSSGDLQSPTSIDLFNKHRLIQSQRARILGMLLIQCNSDHTIPLRRAPDVSVACQEAYGPTTESYVISLRELLGVISAHEWRKNGVPVLADEEGEPIFIYPHYGVFSPIRGEYLELVCSAPLPKLLDKESIAFDVGVGTGVLSVILAMRGVQKIIATDQDARALACAKENIKRLSLDSSIQIIKANLFPQEKASLIVCNPPWIPARPSSTLEHAVYDPESQMLKGFLVDLKNHLLPDGEGWLILSDLAEHLGLRARTELLEWIEAGGLKVISRIDTKPKHHKPFEQSDLLYFARSAETTSLWRLAIQ, encoded by the coding sequence ATGAGCCAGAGCAATTCTATTCAATGGGAAGAGAATGGTCAGACATGTTCAGCAGCCTGGCATTCTGAGAATGGTATCTCTGCGCATAAACGAGTAGTCATTGCCGATGACACCCTCACGGCAGATGATGCCTATCGTCTAGCTTGTGAGGGCACTGCTATCCTTTGGCGAGGTGATTTCCAAAATGCCCGTCAGTTGTTACAAGCCTTGGTAAGACGCATTGATAAGCCTTCCAAGAAATCCAAGCGCGCTGGAAAGAGAGCAGATCAATCTTCCGGTGATCTTCAATCACCAACCTCGATTGATCTATTTAACAAGCATCGTTTGATTCAGTCACAAAGAGCTCGAATCCTCGGCATGTTGCTAATTCAATGTAACTCTGATCACACCATTCCATTGCGAAGAGCGCCTGATGTTTCGGTGGCTTGCCAAGAGGCATATGGCCCCACTACTGAATCCTATGTGATTTCCTTACGTGAACTCTTGGGGGTAATCAGTGCACATGAGTGGCGTAAAAATGGTGTACCTGTTCTCGCTGATGAGGAAGGTGAACCTATTTTTATATATCCCCATTATGGGGTTTTTTCGCCGATACGCGGGGAGTATCTCGAGTTAGTTTGTAGCGCTCCGTTGCCTAAATTACTCGATAAAGAGTCTATCGCTTTTGATGTCGGCGTAGGGACTGGCGTGTTGTCAGTCATCTTAGCGATGCGAGGTGTACAAAAGATTATTGCCACCGATCAAGATGCGCGAGCGCTTGCTTGTGCTAAAGAAAACATTAAGCGATTGAGTTTGGATTCCAGCATCCAAATCATCAAGGCTAATTTATTTCCGCAAGAGAAAGCATCTTTGATAGTTTGCAATCCTCCGTGGATACCTGCAAGACCCAGCTCTACCTTGGAACATGCTGTTTATGACCCTGAGAGCCAAATGCTGAAAGGGTTTTTAGTTGATTTAAAAAACCATTTGCTACCTGATGGAGAGGGCTGGTTAATTTTGTCTGACTTAGCCGAACATCTCGGGTTAAGGGCAAGAACAGAATTGCTGGAGTGGATTGAGGCAGGAGGGCTTAAGGTAATTAGTCGGATTGATACTAAGCCAAAGCACCATAAGCCTTTTGAGCAATCTGATCTGCTGTACTTTGCAAGATCTGCTGAAACCACTTCTCTGTGGCGCCTAGCAATCCAATAA
- a CDS encoding chromate transporter, protein MSILLSLFLKLSAFSLIAFGGVNALLPSLLKLSVYQEHWIDLQTFADYFAIAQAAPGPNFMTVTLIGWHVYGVLGALIATIAISWPSSILVYHLQRLILGMKDVHKKKSIQYAAAALAIGLVLSSAWQIALQINHSYAAYALTLITIGVTVFTRWHPLYLIGLGAILGAWGLI, encoded by the coding sequence ATGAGTATTTTGCTAAGCCTGTTTCTCAAACTGTCTGCTTTTTCGCTAATAGCCTTTGGTGGAGTAAATGCGCTGCTACCTAGCTTACTCAAGTTATCGGTTTACCAAGAGCATTGGATTGACCTTCAAACTTTTGCTGATTATTTCGCAATTGCTCAAGCCGCTCCGGGGCCGAACTTCATGACAGTTACACTGATTGGGTGGCATGTCTATGGCGTTTTAGGTGCCTTGATCGCAACTATTGCCATTTCGTGGCCATCCTCCATCTTGGTGTATCACTTGCAGCGTCTTATCTTAGGCATGAAGGATGTGCACAAAAAGAAATCTATTCAATATGCTGCGGCAGCGCTTGCTATTGGTTTAGTTCTTTCTTCGGCATGGCAAATTGCGCTACAAATTAATCACAGCTATGCGGCATATGCACTTACACTCATCACTATTGGAGTTACTGTTTTTACTCGCTGGCACCCTTTATATTTAATTGGGTTGGGCGCAATTTTAGGGGCATGGGGATTAATATGA
- a CDS encoding cytochrome c yields MKLKHFALATLVPTLLVSGIAYAQFKKPEDAIKYRQSAFTVMANSFGKIGAVVKGEAPFNKDEVAKNAAVVATLSTLPWQAFGPGTEGGNALPGVWSDNAKFKAAGEKMQLAVANLNTAAQSGDQEAIKKAFGAAVATCKGCHDDFKKK; encoded by the coding sequence ATGAAACTCAAACATTTTGCTTTAGCTACCCTTGTACCAACACTATTGGTTAGCGGAATTGCCTATGCACAATTTAAAAAACCAGAAGATGCCATTAAATATCGCCAGAGCGCGTTTACCGTGATGGCCAATTCTTTTGGGAAAATTGGCGCAGTAGTTAAAGGTGAGGCCCCATTTAACAAAGATGAGGTAGCCAAGAATGCAGCAGTTGTTGCAACTCTCTCCACTTTGCCATGGCAAGCATTTGGTCCAGGCACTGAGGGTGGCAACGCGCTTCCAGGGGTTTGGTCAGACAATGCTAAATTTAAAGCTGCTGGAGAAAAAATGCAGCTTGCCGTGGCCAACCTCAATACTGCAGCACAGTCAGGCGATCAAGAAGCCATCAAGAAGGCCTTTGGTGCAGCTGTTGCTACCTGCAAAGGTTGCCATGATGACTTTAAGAAAAAGTAA